In one window of Drosophila ananassae strain 14024-0371.13 chromosome Y unlocalized genomic scaffold, ASM1763931v2 tig00000098, whole genome shotgun sequence DNA:
- the LOC123258185 gene encoding craniofacial development protein 2-like yields MTTLRISKRTRIGQWNVRTLMEPSRLAQLENEMDRLQIAIAGISEMRWSGKGATTTSQSNLVLHSGSSDGGRNGVGIYVSRKFKQTLISWNPVSDRIITARFRCNARHITIVQCYAPTEDASDDIKDDFYNALISSLNKVIRGDIKILMGDSGPKSAPTTPDWNQPWAGMVSAREVTMETG; encoded by the coding sequence ATGACGACCCTTCGCATCTCGAaacggacacgaattggacaatggaaCGTTAGGACTCTGATGGAGCCATCCAGATTGGCGCAGTTGGAGAACGAGATGGACCGACTGCAGATCGCAATTGCTGGCATCAGCGAGATGAGATGGAGTGGGAagggagcaacaacaacatcacaaAGTAATCTAGTGTTGCATAGCGGAAGCAGTGATGGTGGACGAAATGGAGTAGGGATTTATGTTTCGAGGAAATTTAAACAGACACTTATCTCCTGGAACCCCGTCTCTGACAGAATCATCACCGCCAGATTCCGATGCAACGCCAGGCACATCACCATCGTGCAATGCTATGCCCCAACAGAAGACGCCAGCGATGACATCAAAGACGACTTCTACAACGCACTCATCTCATCCCTCAACAAGGTCATAAGAGGCGACATCAAGATTCTCATGGGTGACTCCGGCCCCAAGTCGGCCCCAACAACACCGGATTGGAATCAACCATGGGCCGGCATGGTATCGGCACGCGAAGTGACAATGGAGACAGGCTGA